The Solanum dulcamara chromosome 6, daSolDulc1.2, whole genome shotgun sequence genome contains the following window.
GTACTGCTTTGATCTTCCAAGTCTACATGGACATGATTTGTGCCAGTATAGTTGAAGATTAGAACAAACTCATCTGACTGATGTTTGAAAGGAAAGACACCTTCTTCAAACATTATATCTATGTTAACAAAGAACATATGATTAGTTAGATCATAGAAGATAAAACCTTTCTGAGTTTCAACATACCCCATAAGTATATAGGCAACTCTTGGTTTCAATTTATCAATTTCATGTACCCTTTTGGCAAAACATAGACAACCAAACACTCTTAAGTGGTGTAGAGAAGGTTTTTGATTCTCAAATAGAGATTTGTTGTTAAGCACACCACTAGGTAACCTGTTAATTATATACACAGCAGTTTGAACACACAAACCCCAAAACCTTAAAGGaatattttcttagaatttgATTGCTCTTGTTATTTCTAAAATGTGCATGTGTTTTCTTTCTGATATCCCATTTTTTTGGGGTGTATAAGCACAAGAATTCTGATGTACTATTCCTAAACTTTTGAATAGTTCATTGCAATTTGCATTCACAAACTCAATTCCATTATCCCTTCTTACAACCTTACGTTCTTACTGAACTGAGTTCTAATGTAAGTAAGAAAGGTTTTCAAGACAATACATACATCTAATTTTATTCTTAACAAAAGAACCCAAATCATTCTAGAGAAGTCATCCACAACAGTCAAGAAATATTTATATCCATCAAAAGTTGCCATTTTATAAGGTCTCCATATATCCATATGTAACAAGTCAAAGTTATGTAAGCTACTAGATGAGCTAGAAGGAAAAGAATGTCTAACTTGTTTAGCACAAGGACATATAGTGCACTTGCTTACAGTTTGATTAATATCAGCTAACCTTAGGTTAAACAATGTCTTAAGAACAGAACTAGAAACAAGAACAAGCCTTTGATGTACTAAATGAACATCTACTTTTGGAGTGTATTCATCATTATGAACATAATGTTAGCAGTTAAAGTGACTTCTTCTTTATTTATGTTGCTTGAAAGAATGTATAATCCTCCATCTTCTTTACCAATTATCTTCACCTTCCCACTGAAGAGTTCCTGAAACAAACAAAAGTCAGGGAAAAAGAAAGCTAAACACTTAAATTCCTTAGTCTTGCTACAGATAGAAGATTAAACTTGAACTGTGGAATATAAAAGACTCCTGTCATTGtgttttttccatttattgTACTTGATCCTGGGTGAGTAAACTAAAGCTATGTACTTGATCCTGGGTGAGTAAACTAAAGCTATGTCACCATATAGAAGAAACActtcctttaaatttttaatcttagATATGGATTGACCATTCAGTAGACTCAAGTTAGCTACCATGTGGTTGGTAGATTCTGTATTTACAATCCACTCTATATTGCCCTTATGGGCTGTTAGATTTGTGTTCATACCTGCTACATTTGCACAATGTGGAACCTCTGACTTCTTATTGAAAAACTGCAAAATCTGACCATATTGCTCTCTGGTTAAGGAACACGACTCCAGAGAATCTTTTTGAGACTGAGGAGACTTGATCCCTGAATTCAGACCTGAATCATACATCATTTGTCCCTTTCCTATATATCCATAGTTATTTGAACTTGTATCTTGATTTAACTGCAGTTCACCACTTGTCTTATCTGTTTCAGCAACCATATTGTAGGCAGAACtatttcttcctttctttttgaaCTTGGAATCTTGTGGATAACCAATAATCTTGTAACAAGTTTCTCTTGTATGACCCTTCATTTTACAGAAGTCACAGAACATATTATAGTTTTTCTTGAATCTTTGTTGATTCTCATTTGTATTTTAGTACATCACAGCATCAAATTGTCCCTGCATACCCTGTAAGTTTGCAGGACCAGCACCCAATACTCCAGCATTTTCCATAACTGACTTTTGGATTTCATCACTAAGAATCATAGAGTAAGCTTGATTAACACTAGGTACTGGACTCATCATCGGAATTTGAATCTTGCTTGCAAATATGAATCATTCAACCCTATGAGAAACTGAAACAACTTCAGTTTTTGTAGATGTAAGTGGTATTCTTCAAAATCCTCCCATATACCCTTGAGCTTAGAGTAGTACATTGACTCTGAACTCGTACCCTAACTCAAGGTTGCAATTTCTTTATGAAGATTGGATGTCCTTGAACCATTCATTTTATTAAACCTTTCATACAGATAATCCCAGACAACTTTAGCACTCAAGGCATATATTATACCTCCTAAGAGACTCTTAGACACAAAATTCATAATCCATGACAAGACAATGACATTCACTCTTTCCCAATTACCTTCTAATACTGGAAAATCTCGCTTCTTACACGACCCATAAATCAACCCAAATTTATTCCTACCCAATAAGTCAATTTTCATTGACCTAAACCAGATAGAATAGTTCTCAACTCTAGTTAACTGAAATGAGATAATTTAAATTCCACTTACATCGGATGCATGCAAGAACAAGGGATGGTTGTGATCGATTCCAGCTACATTTGAAGATCCACCATTGTTTCCAGTGGTTCGAGGTTGGGATTCAGCAgaatttttcaccatttttggattcttcgatTAACAAAAACTTGAGACGAATACACTCTTGAATATTACACGCTTGCGGAAGACTCAGAATCAAGCAGAAAAATCTCTTACTTGAAGTTCTGATACCATGTAATTTTATATGATTTAGAGAAtaagaagaattgaagaaagatttttgatgAACCctaagaataagaagaagaaagatgaaTAAGAGATGATCAAAGGAGAGCAGAGAAATTATCattattgtgtaattttgtgtGTTAAGTTTAAGTTGtacatgtgtatatatatacatttttaatTAACCAATTCTAACTAACCTTAGGACTTGTTAATTaataactaactaa
Protein-coding sequences here:
- the LOC129893048 gene encoding uncharacterized protein LOC129893048, whose translation is MFCDFCKMKGHTRETCYKIIGYPQDSKFKKKGRNSSAYNMVAETDKTSGELQLNQDTSSNNYGYIGKGQMMYDSGLNSGIKSPQSQKDSLESCSLTREQYGQILQFFNKKSEVPHCANVAGTLQWEGEDNW